A genomic segment from Coccinella septempunctata chromosome 3, icCocSept1.1, whole genome shotgun sequence encodes:
- the LOC123309624 gene encoding zinc finger protein 43-like, producing the protein MSIQNCMPVNKKCRLCLQKTEASINLFEGNFQQMILELTSLKITEDDIFPKIACIICIDEIQQAFKTRNRILECHKKLEQLYTNTINEPGQNSHDGSIHNSKESRSKTDELKEDKCLKDNSIYEDYSDLVIKSELTEDNENITYEEYDPSKIQNNIPTEEIDSKLKNRSCDLYNDLSLFDPLKVACINKRRQDQLLGRDQIPKHYICDECGEVFPYDLYTIRLHRSKHKKSKCEICGIVTRTDNMKKHIDGHNSGPRVCESCGKTCKNIESLRSHIYYMHTTSADKFKCDQCSKSYRKKYKLESHKNKEHTGSRRYTCNICQKKFFSNWDLKKHVSMTHEKLRPYICQYCNKGFSSLHALKTHTRQHTNETPFKCSICAEGFRQNVSLRSHLKSKHNIEENKNFPCEFCDKSFGSNFALKVHLRLHSEQCYKCDECEEYFNQSIYLFNHMKTVHNMEESMVDIKKFKINVSNEANEDDKKD; encoded by the exons ATGTCTATCCAAAACTGTATGCCTGTAAATAAAAAGTGCAGACTTTGCCTGCAAAAGACTGAAGCGTCGATAAATCTTTTCGAAGGAAATTTTCAGCAAATGATACTTGAGTTGACCTCTCTTAAG ATAACAGAAGACGATATTTTCCCAAAGATTGCTTGCATCATTTGTATTGATGAAATTCAACAGGCGTTTAAAACTAGGAATCGAATTTTGGAATGCCATAAGAAGTTAGAACAATTGTACACAAATACCATAAATGAACCAGGCCAAAATTCCCACGATGGATCTATTCATAATTCAAAAGAGTCGAGAAGCAAAACTGATGAGTTAAAAGAAGATAAATGCTTGAAAGATAACTCCATCTACGAAGATTACAGTGATTTAGTGATAAAATCTGAACTTACTGAGGATAATGAGAATATCACCTATGAGGAATATGATCCttcgaaaattcaaaacaaCATTCCTACTGAAGAAATAGATTCCAAGTTGAAAAATAGATCTTGTGACTTATATAATGACTTATCATTATTTGATCCCCTAAAAGTAGCATGTATAAATAAAAGAAGGCAGGACCAGCTACTTGGAAGAGACCAAATACCAAAACACTATATTTGTGATGAATGTGGTGAAGTTTTCCCTTATGATCTATATACTATCAGGCTTCATAGGTCAAAACATAAAAAGAGCAAATGTGAAATTTGTGGCATTGTTACTAGGACTGATAACATGAAGAAGCATATAGATGGACACAACAGTGGTCCTAGAGTGTGTGAATCATGTGGAAAAACATGTAAAAATATCGAAAGTTTGAGGAGTCATATATATTACATGCATACAACATCGGCTGATAAATTTAAATGTGACCAGTGCTCCAAAAgttatcgaaaaaaatataagctTGAAAGTcataaaaataaagaacatacaG GATCTCGTCGGTATACATGTAATATTTGTCAGAAAAAGTTCTTTTCTAACTGGGATTTGAAAAAGCACGTCAGTATGACCCATGAGAAACTACGACCATACATCTGCCAGTATTGTAACAAGGGCTTTTCTAGTTTACATGCCTTGAAGACCCACACTCGACAACATACCAATGAAACTCCATTTAAGTGTTCCATATGTGCCGAAGGTTTCCGACAGAATGTTTCTCTTCGTTCACATCTCAAATCAAAGCacaatattgaagaaaacaaGAATTTTCCTTGTGAGTTTTGTGACAAGTCGTTTGGTTCGAATTTTGCCCTTAAGGTACATCTGAGACTACACAGTGAGCAGTGCTATAAATGTGATGAGTGTGAGGAATATTTCAATCAAAGTATTTATTTGTTTAACCATATGAAGACTGTACATAACATGGAAGAGAGTATGgttgatataaaaaaatttaagattaATGTTAGTAATGAAGCtaatgaagatgataaaaaggaCTAA
- the LOC123309625 gene encoding upstream stimulatory factor 1 isoform X2, with protein MDMLDPLDSSETEIVESKVLITEEIIDKHQHGIDSDDEQNIVNHLSPQTLLETPGDEVHYSLRSPDGIVTYRVLQVDDSGDSGPQIVAAGTGYPMGNPQPVLTSTRAIAPRSSIVETNNSGLLHIKKRDERRRATHNEVERRRRDKINNWIAKLAKIIPEGSSSDIKGNGHYDGQSKGGILAKACDYIIELKDVQLHLDSCLKENKAHQQSIEILKQKNFSLECENRTLREMLKRNGIEIPDNEIS; from the exons ATGGATATGTTGGATCCATTAGATTCCAG TGAGACAGAAATTGTGGAATCAAAAGTCCtgatcactgaagaaatcattgACAAACACCAACATGGTATTGATAGTGATGATGAGCAAAATATTGTTAATCACCTATCACCGCAAACATTACTAGAAACTCCTGGAGATGAAGTACATTATTCCCTTAGATCACCGGACG GGATTGTTACATACCGAGTACTTCAAGTTGATGACAGTGGAGATTCTGGACCACAAATAGTAGCTGCTGGAACTGGATACCCTATGGGTAACCCCCAACCCGTATTAACAA GTACAAGAGCAATAGCACCAAGATCTTCCATTGTAGAGACCAATAATAGTGGATTATTACATATTAAAAAA AGAGACGAGAGGAGAAGGGCGACACATAACGAAGTTGAAAGGAGAAGGAGAGATAAAATCAACAACTGGATAGCTAAATTAGCGAAAATAATTCCAGAAGGAAGTTCTTCCGATATCAAAGGAAATGGTCATTATGATGGACAGTCAAAGGGGGGAATTTTAGCCAAAGCCTGTGATTATATTATAGAATTGAAAGATGTACAGCTGCATTTAGATAGTTGTCTCAAAGAAAACAAAGCTCATCAACaatcaattgaaatattgaagcaAAAAAATTTCTCGCTAGAATGTGAAAATAGAACACTTAGGGAAATGTTGAAAAGGAACGGTATTGAAATACCAGACAATGAGATTTCTTAG
- the LOC123309625 gene encoding upstream stimulatory factor 1 isoform X1, producing MDMLDPLDSSETEIVESKVLITEEIIDKHQHGIDSDDEQNIVNHLSPQTLLETPGDEVHYSLRSPDGIVTYRVLQVDDSGDSGPQIVAAGTGYPMGNPQPVLTSNLNGQLYVIGNNDVFTTQTGTRAIAPRSSIVETNNSGLLHIKKRDERRRATHNEVERRRRDKINNWIAKLAKIIPEGSSSDIKGNGHYDGQSKGGILAKACDYIIELKDVQLHLDSCLKENKAHQQSIEILKQKNFSLECENRTLREMLKRNGIEIPDNEIS from the exons ATGGATATGTTGGATCCATTAGATTCCAG TGAGACAGAAATTGTGGAATCAAAAGTCCtgatcactgaagaaatcattgACAAACACCAACATGGTATTGATAGTGATGATGAGCAAAATATTGTTAATCACCTATCACCGCAAACATTACTAGAAACTCCTGGAGATGAAGTACATTATTCCCTTAGATCACCGGACG GGATTGTTACATACCGAGTACTTCAAGTTGATGACAGTGGAGATTCTGGACCACAAATAGTAGCTGCTGGAACTGGATACCCTATGGGTAACCCCCAACCCGTATTAACAAGTAATTTAAATGGTCAGCTGTATGTTATAGGAAATAATGATGTTTTCACAACACAAACAGGTACAAGAGCAATAGCACCAAGATCTTCCATTGTAGAGACCAATAATAGTGGATTATTACATATTAAAAAA AGAGACGAGAGGAGAAGGGCGACACATAACGAAGTTGAAAGGAGAAGGAGAGATAAAATCAACAACTGGATAGCTAAATTAGCGAAAATAATTCCAGAAGGAAGTTCTTCCGATATCAAAGGAAATGGTCATTATGATGGACAGTCAAAGGGGGGAATTTTAGCCAAAGCCTGTGATTATATTATAGAATTGAAAGATGTACAGCTGCATTTAGATAGTTGTCTCAAAGAAAACAAAGCTCATCAACaatcaattgaaatattgaagcaAAAAAATTTCTCGCTAGAATGTGAAAATAGAACACTTAGGGAAATGTTGAAAAGGAACGGTATTGAAATACCAGACAATGAGATTTCTTAG